One region of Jonesiaceae bacterium BS-20 genomic DNA includes:
- a CDS encoding DUF4129 domain-containing protein, producing MSALIWADAPPLTPDADTAQYWLRQELSQGIYQQKESLFERVLRWISQWLDSLQLGPVSSLAPLIIIIVLVVAVVLAIVIAGPLRRRALAQKSAAVFDDATTTATQHRQQAQVEASAGRFAEAILQMFRAIVRSAEERVIISEQLGRTAVEAAAAIGQGMPEYATELTRAAGLFDTIFYGHQQATRADFDQLAQLDQRLTKAPTSQLAAMDGGTP from the coding sequence GTGAGCGCCCTTATCTGGGCGGACGCTCCCCCGCTGACCCCCGACGCTGACACCGCCCAGTACTGGCTACGCCAGGAGCTGTCTCAAGGCATCTACCAGCAAAAAGAGTCACTGTTTGAGCGGGTCTTGCGGTGGATTTCGCAGTGGCTTGATTCCCTCCAGCTGGGACCGGTTTCTTCGCTGGCGCCGCTGATTATTATCATTGTTCTGGTGGTTGCGGTTGTCCTGGCAATAGTCATTGCAGGGCCGCTGCGCCGCCGGGCGCTGGCACAAAAGTCGGCTGCTGTCTTTGATGATGCCACCACAACGGCCACCCAGCACCGCCAGCAGGCTCAGGTGGAAGCCAGTGCCGGCCGGTTTGCAGAGGCTATCTTGCAGATGTTCAGGGCAATCGTGCGGTCGGCTGAGGAACGCGTCATTATTTCCGAGCAGCTGGGCCGCACCGCAGTTGAGGCCGCCGCTGCCATTGGCCAGGGTATGCCGGAATATGCCACCGAACTGACCCGCGCGGCCGGCCTATTTGACACCATTTTCTACGGGCATCAACAAGCCACCCGCGCCGATTTTGACCAGCTAGCCCAACTGGACCAGCGTCTGACCAAGGCCCCAACTTCCCAGTTGGCTGCGATGGACGGGGGCACCCCGTGA